One Vibrio sp. 16 genomic window carries:
- the dapF gene encoding diaminopimelate epimerase, translating into MHFHFSKMHGLGNDFMVVDCITQNIFFSPDLIRRLADRHTGVGFDQLLVVEAPYDPETDFHYRIFNADGSEVEQCGNGARCFARFVRMKGLTNKYSISVSTKKGKMVLNIEEDDQVTVNMGVPEFEPNKIPFKAKQTEKTYILRAEDKTLFCGAVSMGNPHVVTVVDDVATADVETLGPLLESHERFPERVNAGFMQVISRNEVNLRVYERGAGETQACGSGACGAVAVGVVQGLLDEHVTVHLPGGDLKISWKGPGKPLFMTGPATHVFDGQLSC; encoded by the coding sequence ATGCATTTCCATTTTTCTAAAATGCATGGTTTGGGTAACGACTTTATGGTCGTGGATTGCATTACCCAAAACATTTTTTTCTCGCCCGATTTGATCCGCCGTTTGGCGGATCGTCATACAGGGGTTGGCTTTGACCAACTGCTGGTGGTTGAAGCGCCTTATGATCCTGAAACCGACTTCCACTACCGGATTTTTAATGCCGATGGCAGTGAAGTAGAACAGTGTGGTAACGGCGCCCGCTGCTTTGCCCGTTTTGTCCGAATGAAAGGATTGACGAACAAATACAGCATTAGCGTGAGCACAAAGAAAGGCAAAATGGTGCTCAATATTGAAGAGGATGACCAAGTCACCGTCAATATGGGTGTGCCTGAGTTTGAACCAAACAAGATCCCATTCAAAGCCAAACAAACGGAAAAAACCTACATTTTACGTGCCGAAGACAAAACGCTTTTCTGTGGCGCAGTGAGTATGGGTAATCCGCATGTGGTGACCGTGGTGGATGATGTTGCCACCGCCGATGTGGAAACCTTAGGACCACTGCTTGAGTCTCACGAGCGTTTTCCTGAGCGGGTCAATGCTGGCTTTATGCAGGTGATTAGCCGCAACGAAGTGAACCTGCGTGTTTACGAACGCGGTGCGGGTGAAACACAAGCGTGCGGCAGTGGTGCGTGTGGCGCCGTCGCAGTCGGTGTTGTTCAAGGTTTGCTGGATGAACATGTCACCGTGCATTTACCAGGTGGCGACTTAAAGATCAGTTGGAAAGGGCCGGGTAAACCTCTGTTTATGACAGGACCTGCGACTCATGTTTTTGATGGGCAGTTGAGCTGCTAA
- the lysA gene encoding diaminopimelate decarboxylase, producing the protein MDYFNYQDDGQLWAENVALSDLAQQYGTPLYVYSRATLERHWNAFDKSVGDHPHLVCYAVKANSNLGVLNALARIGSGFDIVSGGELERVIAAGGDASKVVFSGVGKTEQEMQRALELGIKCFNVESEPELERLNKVAGQLGVKAPISLRINPDVDANTHPYISTGLRDNKFGIAFDRAPAVYQFAASLENLDVKGIDCHIGSQLTDIEPFIDATDRLLALIDDLKEQGIDIKHLDVGGGLGVVYRDEMPPEPSDYAKALLSRLDNHKHLELIFEPGRAIAANAGILLTKVEFLKHTEHKNFAIIDAAMNDLMRPALYQAWQDIVPVAPREGEATEYDLVGPICETGDFLGKDRRLVLEENDLLAVRSAGAYGFVMSSNYNTRVRAAEVMVDGDQSHLVRQREELSSLWALENILPE; encoded by the coding sequence TTGGATTACTTCAACTATCAGGATGATGGCCAACTCTGGGCCGAGAACGTCGCATTGTCTGATTTGGCTCAGCAGTACGGAACCCCACTATACGTATACTCTCGAGCAACGCTGGAGCGCCATTGGAACGCTTTCGATAAATCGGTTGGTGACCATCCTCACCTTGTCTGTTACGCGGTGAAGGCGAACTCAAACCTAGGTGTTTTGAATGCGTTGGCGCGCATTGGGTCGGGCTTCGATATCGTCTCTGGTGGTGAGCTAGAGCGTGTGATTGCCGCAGGCGGTGATGCAAGCAAGGTGGTCTTCTCTGGGGTGGGTAAAACCGAGCAAGAGATGCAGCGCGCGCTTGAGCTGGGGATTAAGTGCTTTAACGTTGAATCTGAACCTGAACTTGAACGCTTGAATAAAGTCGCGGGACAGCTCGGTGTCAAAGCGCCTATCTCCTTGCGCATCAACCCTGATGTTGATGCCAATACGCACCCTTATATTTCTACTGGTTTACGTGACAACAAGTTTGGTATCGCGTTTGACCGCGCTCCCGCTGTATACCAATTTGCTGCGAGCTTAGAGAACCTCGATGTGAAAGGCATTGATTGCCATATCGGTTCTCAGTTGACGGACATCGAACCTTTTATCGATGCAACAGATCGCCTGCTTGCCCTTATCGATGACTTGAAAGAGCAAGGCATTGACATTAAACACCTTGATGTTGGTGGTGGCCTTGGTGTGGTATATCGCGATGAAATGCCGCCGGAGCCATCCGACTACGCGAAAGCATTATTAAGCCGTCTTGATAACCACAAGCACCTTGAGCTTATCTTTGAACCGGGTCGAGCGATTGCCGCGAATGCCGGTATCTTGTTGACCAAAGTTGAATTCTTAAAGCACACAGAACACAAAAACTTTGCCATCATTGATGCTGCAATGAACGACTTGATGCGCCCTGCGTTATACCAAGCGTGGCAAGATATCGTCCCTGTCGCTCCTCGTGAAGGGGAAGCAACAGAGTATGACTTGGTCGGGCCAATTTGTGAAACGGGTGACTTCTTAGGTAAAGACCGTCGCTTAGTTTTAGAGGAAAATGACTTACTGGCCGTACGCTCTGCTGGCGCTTATGGCTTCGTGATGTCTTCAAACTACAACACTCGCGTGCGTGCTGCTGAAGTGATGGTTGATGGCGATCAGTCTCATCTTGTGCGTCAACGTGAAGAGCTGTCCAGTTTATGGGCACTAGAAAACATTCTTCCGGAGTAA
- the lptM gene encoding LPS translocon maturation chaperone LptM: protein MKKSILALFVVSVLGLAGCGQTGSLYMPDEAPQNEQSS, encoded by the coding sequence ATGAAAAAATCAATCTTAGCGCTGTTTGTCGTCTCCGTACTGGGTTTGGCTGGTTGTGGCCAAACAGGTTCGTTGTACATGCCAGATGAAGCGCCTCAAAATGAACAATCTTCATAA
- the cyaY gene encoding iron donor protein CyaY, with protein sequence MNETEFHQLVDVKMQIIEEMIDDSGADIDYETSGNVMTLEFEDRSQIIINRQEPMKEVWLASKSGGFHFSLQNDQWICSKTGLELIAMVKQECEKHCAEEIEWE encoded by the coding sequence ATGAACGAGACTGAATTTCATCAGTTGGTGGATGTAAAAATGCAAATCATCGAAGAAATGATTGATGATTCAGGTGCGGACATCGACTATGAAACGTCTGGCAACGTGATGACGCTCGAGTTTGAAGACCGCAGTCAGATTATCATTAACCGCCAAGAGCCAATGAAAGAGGTTTGGTTGGCGTCTAAGTCTGGCGGCTTCCACTTTTCTCTGCAAAATGATCAATGGATCTGTTCTAAAACAGGCTTAGAGCTGATTGCGATGGTAAAGCAAGAATGTGAAAAGCACTGCGCAGAAGAGATCGAGTGGGAATAA
- a CDS encoding class I adenylate cyclase: MQAYTKTLIQRLDNLNQQRTERALALMDLQSQRVFHLIPTLLHFNHPVIPGYYDDHVPYGIRQFEFNDVQRQFVDDTELTIGQSLATSETPAILGLYTMGSTSSIGQSTSSDLDIWVCVSPDMDKDARESLTNKCLLITDWAQTQGVEANFFLMDEERFRSNHSEEMTGDNCGSSQHLLLLDEFYRSAVRLAGMRLLWQIVPPEMEECYDDYVHDLCNKGYIDCSQWIDFGKLNRIPAEEYFGSNLWQLYKSIDSPYKSVLKAILLEAYSWEYPNTQLLSLDTKRRFFAHEPDLYGMDAYYLMLEKVTRYLERIGDDTRLDLVRRCFYLKTHEKLSREPSVGSVAWRREALRDMVNNWGWDDSVIRELDDRRNWKVEQVKVVHHALLDALMQSYRNLIQFARRNDITSAISPQDISILARKLYAAFEVLPGKITLLNPQISPDLHEPDLTFIEVRPGRTNKQGWYLYKQPLTPHRIIGQSPLEHNEYLSKLVAWSFFNGMITESTRLHSVVRDAHLDIDKFYQMVSDLRNTFSLRKRRPTMQALASPCEISQLAMFINFEEDPTAQLGGKSLKLDPKSMDIFSFGPEQKCLVGSVDLVYRNSWQEVRTLHFKGETAMLDALKTVLGKMHQDALPPESVDVFCYSKNLRGVMRNMVYQLLAECIDLRLKPVEQEKRRRFKALRIGQQTYGLFFERRGVSVQMLENSVDFYRSISTNKLKGSPLLMLDKEQDHPLPEIVDGFASEGLVQFFFEDNEQGFNIYVLDESNRVEVYHQFSGEKDEMIASVNGFYTSSQDDSQVASKFINFNLPQYYQIVRPEEGEAYIVPYRSDSAGCPKPNRIVNA; this comes from the coding sequence TTGCAGGCTTACACGAAAACGTTAATTCAAAGACTTGATAACCTAAACCAGCAACGTACTGAACGTGCGCTGGCTCTTATGGATTTGCAAAGTCAGCGTGTATTCCACCTTATTCCTACCTTACTGCATTTCAATCATCCGGTTATTCCCGGTTACTACGATGATCACGTTCCTTACGGTATTCGCCAATTTGAGTTTAATGATGTTCAGCGTCAGTTTGTTGATGACACCGAACTGACGATAGGTCAATCATTAGCTACTAGCGAAACGCCGGCCATACTTGGTCTATACACCATGGGCAGCACATCCTCGATTGGCCAAAGCACTTCAAGTGATTTGGATATTTGGGTTTGTGTGTCGCCGGACATGGATAAAGATGCACGAGAGTCTCTGACTAACAAATGCCTATTGATTACTGATTGGGCACAAACTCAGGGTGTCGAAGCGAACTTCTTTTTAATGGATGAGGAGCGTTTTCGTTCCAATCATTCGGAAGAGATGACGGGCGACAACTGTGGTTCATCTCAACACCTGTTGTTACTTGATGAGTTTTATCGTAGTGCGGTGCGCCTTGCTGGTATGCGCCTACTATGGCAAATCGTTCCTCCAGAAATGGAAGAGTGTTATGACGATTACGTTCACGATCTTTGCAACAAAGGCTACATTGACTGCTCACAGTGGATCGATTTTGGTAAATTGAATCGTATTCCAGCGGAAGAATATTTCGGCTCTAACTTGTGGCAGTTGTACAAAAGTATCGACTCGCCTTATAAGTCGGTGCTGAAAGCCATTTTGCTTGAAGCATACTCTTGGGAATACCCGAACACTCAGCTATTAAGCCTTGATACTAAACGTCGTTTTTTTGCTCATGAGCCCGATCTTTATGGCATGGACGCGTATTACTTAATGCTTGAGAAGGTGACCCGATACCTAGAACGTATTGGTGATGATACTCGTCTTGATTTGGTTCGCCGCTGTTTCTATCTGAAAACGCATGAGAAATTGTCTCGCGAACCAAGCGTTGGCTCGGTGGCTTGGCGTCGTGAAGCGCTGCGTGACATGGTCAACAACTGGGGATGGGATGACAGCGTCATTCGTGAGTTAGACGATCGCCGTAATTGGAAAGTTGAGCAAGTCAAAGTGGTGCATCACGCATTACTTGATGCGTTGATGCAAAGCTACCGTAATCTGATTCAATTTGCTCGACGCAATGACATCACGTCCGCGATTAGTCCTCAAGACATCAGTATTCTGGCGCGTAAGCTGTATGCGGCATTTGAAGTTCTACCGGGTAAAATTACCTTGTTGAATCCGCAAATCTCTCCAGATTTGCACGAGCCCGATCTGACCTTTATTGAAGTTCGTCCTGGACGCACCAATAAACAGGGCTGGTACCTGTACAAGCAGCCGCTTACCCCGCACCGCATTATTGGTCAATCTCCGCTAGAGCATAACGAATACCTCAGTAAGTTAGTCGCTTGGTCGTTCTTTAATGGCATGATTACGGAGTCGACACGTTTGCATTCTGTCGTCCGTGATGCGCATTTAGACATCGACAAGTTCTATCAGATGGTGAGTGATTTACGTAACACGTTTTCGCTGCGTAAACGTCGCCCAACGATGCAAGCCCTAGCCAGCCCTTGTGAAATTAGTCAGCTCGCGATGTTCATCAACTTTGAAGAGGATCCAACGGCTCAGCTCGGTGGCAAATCTCTAAAGCTTGATCCAAAGAGCATGGATATTTTCAGCTTCGGACCTGAGCAAAAGTGTCTGGTAGGCAGTGTCGATTTAGTGTATCGAAACTCATGGCAAGAAGTGCGCACGCTTCACTTTAAGGGTGAAACAGCGATGCTAGACGCGCTGAAAACCGTATTAGGCAAAATGCACCAAGATGCGTTACCGCCTGAATCGGTGGATGTGTTCTGCTACAGCAAGAACTTGCGCGGCGTGATGCGAAACATGGTTTACCAACTGCTTGCCGAGTGTATCGATTTACGTTTGAAACCGGTGGAGCAAGAGAAGCGTCGCCGTTTCAAAGCGTTGCGTATTGGGCAGCAAACCTACGGCTTGTTCTTTGAACGTCGTGGCGTGTCAGTACAAATGCTTGAAAATTCAGTCGACTTCTACCGCAGTATCTCAACGAATAAACTGAAGGGCTCGCCGCTGCTGATGCTCGATAAAGAGCAAGATCATCCGTTGCCAGAAATCGTTGATGGATTCGCCAGTGAAGGTCTCGTTCAGTTCTTCTTTGAAGACAACGAGCAAGGTTTCAATATCTATGTGTTAGATGAGTCGAATCGGGTCGAAGTTTATCACCAGTTTAGCGGCGAAAAAGATGAGATGATTGCGAGTGTAAACGGCTTTTACACGTCGTCTCAGGATGATAGCCAGGTTGCATCTAAGTTTATTAATTTTAACTTGCCGCAGTATTATCAAATCGTTCGCCCAGAAGAGGGTGAAGCCTATATCGTGCCATATCGCAGCGATAGTGCAGGTTGTCCCAAGCCAAATAGAATTGTAAATGCGTAA
- the hemC gene encoding hydroxymethylbilane synthase produces MTQSSPIRIATRKSPLALWQAYFVKDALQAAHPGLEVELVTMVTKGDIILDTPLAKVGGKGLFVKELEVAMLEGRADLAVHSMKDVPVDFPEGLGLVTICEREDPRDAFVSNTYNNIDELPHGAVVGTCSLRRQCQIKEYRPDLVIKELRGNVGTRLGKLDAGEYDAIILAAAGLKRLELEERIRSFIEPEQSLPAVGQGAVGIECRLDDERLIKLLEPLNHQDTADRVLCERAMNLTLEGGCQVPIGSYALLDGDEIWLRALVGEPDGSEIVRGEIKGARADAENLGVTLANQLLDKGAREILTKLYADHE; encoded by the coding sequence ATGACTCAATCTTCTCCAATTCGTATCGCTACACGAAAAAGTCCTCTCGCACTATGGCAAGCATACTTTGTAAAAGACGCTCTACAAGCCGCTCATCCAGGCCTTGAAGTAGAGTTAGTAACGATGGTAACGAAAGGTGACATCATTCTTGATACACCGTTAGCGAAAGTGGGGGGCAAAGGCCTATTTGTCAAAGAGCTTGAAGTCGCCATGCTAGAAGGCCGTGCTGATTTAGCAGTCCATTCGATGAAAGATGTTCCAGTAGACTTCCCAGAAGGTCTTGGGCTAGTCACGATTTGTGAACGAGAAGACCCACGCGACGCTTTTGTCTCCAACACCTACAACAACATTGACGAACTGCCACACGGAGCGGTTGTCGGCACCTGTAGCTTACGTCGTCAATGTCAGATTAAAGAGTATCGACCAGACTTGGTCATCAAAGAGCTAAGAGGCAATGTAGGCACTCGCTTAGGAAAACTTGATGCCGGAGAGTACGACGCAATCATTCTCGCCGCAGCGGGATTGAAACGCCTAGAACTTGAAGAGCGCATTCGTAGCTTTATTGAACCAGAGCAATCCCTACCCGCGGTAGGACAAGGTGCGGTTGGCATCGAGTGTCGCCTCGACGACGAGCGCTTAATCAAGCTCCTAGAGCCATTAAATCACCAAGACACCGCCGATCGCGTGTTATGCGAACGCGCAATGAACCTAACACTGGAAGGCGGATGTCAAGTTCCGATCGGCAGCTACGCACTACTAGACGGTGATGAGATTTGGTTGAGAGCTCTGGTTGGCGAGCCTGATGGTTCAGAGATTGTCCGCGGTGAAATCAAAGGCGCGCGAGCTGACGCAGAAAACTTAGGCGTCACCTTGGCAAATCAGTTGCTTGACAAGGGTGCCCGCGAAATTCTGACCAAGCTCTACGCTGATCACGAGTAA
- a CDS encoding uroporphyrinogen-III synthase, whose amino-acid sequence MAVLVTRPGEQGHALCQQLHDAGITALHHPIISIQPGSELPTLPDHLAECEIVIAVSQHAVTFSHQALQYQNQVWPDRVTYLAVGQKTAHVLSKVTQQKVHYPQIGDSEHLLLLDMLSRVKGKKVVILRGNGGRELIYDTLIERGATVDYVETYKRENITFRSDLLVPIWQDKQITQLVITSSGQLCHFVDQLSASQRVWLCGLQLFVPSERIVQEALKLGFEKVINTHSASNKDLLAALRSTTTGQ is encoded by the coding sequence ATGGCAGTTTTGGTCACCCGACCTGGTGAGCAGGGCCACGCCTTATGCCAACAGCTCCATGATGCAGGGATAACAGCCCTGCATCATCCAATTATCTCTATCCAGCCCGGAAGTGAACTTCCGACTCTCCCTGACCACTTGGCAGAGTGTGAAATCGTGATTGCGGTCAGTCAACATGCGGTGACCTTTAGCCATCAAGCTCTTCAGTATCAGAACCAAGTATGGCCAGATCGCGTCACTTACCTTGCCGTTGGTCAAAAAACTGCACATGTTTTAAGCAAAGTTACGCAACAAAAAGTACACTATCCGCAGATTGGAGACAGTGAGCATCTATTGCTGCTGGATATGCTTTCCCGAGTGAAAGGTAAAAAGGTTGTTATTCTACGAGGCAATGGTGGGCGAGAACTCATTTATGACACACTCATAGAGCGCGGTGCCACGGTAGACTATGTCGAAACCTATAAGCGAGAAAACATTACTTTCCGCTCAGATTTACTGGTTCCAATCTGGCAAGATAAGCAAATTACACAGTTAGTCATCACCAGTTCAGGTCAGCTATGCCATTTTGTTGATCAGCTATCCGCCTCACAACGGGTATGGCTCTGTGGGTTGCAACTCTTTGTACCCAGTGAACGCATTGTACAAGAGGCACTGAAGTTAGGGTTCGAAAAGGTTATCAATACCCATAGTGCTTCAAATAAAGATTTGTTGGCTGCTCTAAGGTCAACGACAACAGGACAATAA
- a CDS encoding uroporphyrinogen-III C-methyltransferase — protein sequence MTSKNKNDHIEPEKENNSVKDEAAQKENIEATESTQTPNESSAAPAEPKQEEAPVFEEKQGKRGVKLGTVAIILSLIFGGGLTFYMQQKNAQYQAQIDALQKQLSQTQTSIEQDLSATKQAAIAQAIEITHRAETVLEQQQKSIESLQLAIADVKGRRPNDWLLAEADYLVKLAGRKLFLEHDAVSATKLMESADQRIAALNDPSLVPLRKAMANDITKLKSIPLIDREGLVLRLTSLQQQVDQLPLANALLPEAQQVEQRKVSEDIYDWQDNLMTSLKDFSENFITFRTRDGNVIPLLSPQQHFYLKENIKAKLETAIKAVYVEQQEIYSTALTTADKWSSTFFNQDANSVIEFNKTLESLSKQNIHVDYPVKLETQQQLSDVIRDRLRREVTTLITEEK from the coding sequence ATGACAAGTAAAAATAAAAACGATCACATTGAACCTGAGAAAGAAAACAACTCTGTGAAAGACGAAGCCGCTCAAAAGGAAAACATTGAAGCGACGGAATCTACACAGACGCCAAATGAAAGCAGCGCAGCGCCAGCCGAGCCAAAGCAAGAAGAAGCGCCTGTTTTTGAAGAAAAGCAAGGCAAACGCGGAGTAAAACTCGGTACGGTTGCGATCATTTTGTCACTTATTTTCGGTGGCGGTTTAACCTTTTATATGCAGCAGAAAAATGCACAGTATCAAGCGCAAATTGATGCTTTGCAAAAGCAGCTCAGCCAAACTCAAACCTCTATTGAGCAAGACCTCAGCGCCACCAAGCAAGCTGCAATTGCTCAAGCAATTGAGATTACTCACCGCGCAGAAACAGTGCTTGAGCAACAGCAGAAGAGTATCGAGAGCTTACAACTAGCCATCGCTGATGTGAAAGGACGCCGTCCAAATGATTGGCTATTGGCTGAAGCCGACTACCTCGTAAAACTGGCAGGACGCAAATTGTTCCTCGAGCATGATGCCGTTAGCGCTACCAAACTGATGGAAAGCGCGGATCAACGTATCGCGGCACTGAACGACCCAAGTTTAGTGCCACTGCGCAAAGCGATGGCCAATGACATCACGAAACTCAAGTCGATTCCGTTGATCGACCGCGAAGGTTTGGTCCTACGTTTAACCTCCCTTCAACAACAAGTCGATCAACTGCCGTTAGCGAACGCCCTGCTACCCGAAGCTCAGCAAGTCGAGCAACGTAAAGTATCTGAAGATATCTACGATTGGCAGGATAACTTGATGACCTCGCTAAAAGATTTTTCCGAGAACTTCATCACTTTCCGAACTCGAGATGGTAACGTAATCCCACTACTTTCACCTCAACAGCACTTCTACTTGAAAGAGAACATCAAGGCGAAGCTCGAAACCGCAATTAAGGCAGTCTACGTTGAACAGCAAGAAATTTACTCAACGGCACTGACTACCGCAGACAAATGGTCGAGCACATTCTTTAATCAAGATGCAAACAGCGTCATTGAGTTTAATAAGACGCTCGAAAGCTTGAGCAAGCAAAATATCCATGTCGATTACCCAGTCAAGCTAGAGACACAGCAACAGTTGTCTGATGTCATTCGCGATCGCTTGCGTCGTGAAGTCACTACCCTGATCACGGAGGAGAAATAA
- a CDS encoding heme biosynthesis protein HemY → MFRIIFLFVILGAGLFAGTQYAGQQGYVLISIANKTIEMSVTTLVIFIIAALATLFALEFFIKKALSASSATWNWFSVRKMRRSRRYTNEGIIKLLEGDFKLAEKKVTRWANHHDMPLLCYLVASEAAQGMGESDKRDRYLELASQQENSLLAVELTRAKQQVRESDFTAALETLTTLKASYPTNTIVLNLLKSVYIELKLWQPLLDALPNLVKAKIISKDEQAQLTQRAQCGLLAEVAEQKGSEGLVSHWNNLPRKLKSDSHLVECFAKQLISRKADNEAFTLIKENIKKHPNSSLYALLPEMNLADSHPAIVFLETVLNKDGNNAEAHSALAQFHLRNEKWSEAQQHLEKALSLRPNVSDYAYLADALEKQNLTKAAHEVSRKALTLVQA, encoded by the coding sequence ATGTTTCGTATCATTTTCCTCTTTGTCATATTGGGAGCGGGCTTGTTTGCCGGCACACAATATGCGGGTCAGCAGGGCTACGTGCTGATCTCAATCGCAAACAAAACCATTGAAATGAGTGTCACCACACTTGTTATCTTTATCATTGCCGCCCTTGCCACTCTGTTTGCCTTAGAGTTCTTTATCAAAAAAGCCCTTTCTGCAAGCTCCGCGACCTGGAACTGGTTCAGCGTTCGTAAGATGCGTCGTTCTCGTCGCTACACTAACGAGGGTATCATCAAGCTACTCGAAGGCGACTTTAAGTTGGCGGAGAAGAAAGTCACCCGTTGGGCAAACCACCACGATATGCCTTTGCTCTGTTATCTCGTCGCGTCTGAAGCTGCGCAAGGTATGGGAGAGAGTGACAAGCGCGATCGCTACCTAGAACTCGCCTCCCAGCAAGAAAACTCGCTCTTAGCGGTCGAACTCACACGAGCCAAGCAACAAGTTCGCGAATCAGATTTCACTGCGGCTCTCGAAACCTTAACCACACTGAAAGCAAGCTACCCTACCAACACCATCGTGCTCAACTTGCTTAAGTCGGTCTACATCGAACTTAAACTGTGGCAACCGTTACTGGATGCACTACCAAACTTAGTCAAAGCGAAGATCATCAGTAAAGATGAGCAGGCTCAGCTAACACAGCGTGCTCAATGTGGTTTGTTGGCAGAAGTTGCGGAACAAAAAGGCAGCGAGGGCCTTGTCAGCCATTGGAACAACTTACCGCGTAAACTGAAAAGTGATAGCCATCTGGTCGAATGTTTTGCAAAGCAGTTGATCTCAAGAAAAGCGGATAACGAGGCCTTTACTCTAATCAAAGAGAACATCAAGAAACATCCAAATTCCTCGCTTTACGCACTGCTGCCAGAAATGAATCTAGCAGATAGCCATCCAGCTATTGTCTTCTTAGAGACGGTCCTAAACAAAGATGGTAACAACGCAGAAGCACACAGCGCACTGGCTCAATTCCACCTTCGAAATGAAAAGTGGAGCGAAGCTCAGCAGCACTTAGAGAAGGCATTATCACTGCGTCCCAATGTCTCTGACTATGCCTACCTTGCAGATGCGTTAGAGAAACAAAATCTCACAAAAGCCGCACACGAAGTCTCTCGAAAAGCGCTGACACTCGTCCAAGCGTAG